From a region of the Paraburkholderia caribensis genome:
- a CDS encoding Ohr family peroxiredoxin, giving the protein MKTKLEAPPLSLLDRYRGREFAALYTTTVTVSGGETGHGRASGVARSADGNLDVQLRLPTELGGPGDGTNPEQLFAAGFAGCFHGALNLLGKRAKMELKDIAVDVQVAFGRDPMDGGYALVIDVRVRIPGVGRAVAEELVRNAERLCPYAKMARQGTVNIVAVLD; this is encoded by the coding sequence ATGAAAACGAAACTGGAAGCGCCCCCGCTTTCCTTGCTCGACCGGTATCGCGGCCGGGAATTCGCGGCGCTCTACACGACCACGGTCACCGTATCCGGCGGCGAGACGGGACATGGCCGCGCGTCCGGCGTGGCGCGCTCGGCCGACGGCAACCTCGATGTGCAACTGCGCTTGCCTACCGAACTCGGCGGTCCCGGCGATGGCACCAATCCCGAGCAACTGTTCGCCGCGGGCTTTGCGGGCTGCTTTCACGGCGCGCTCAATCTGCTAGGCAAGCGCGCAAAGATGGAACTCAAAGACATCGCCGTCGACGTGCAGGTCGCCTTTGGCCGCGATCCGATGGATGGCGGCTACGCGCTCGTGATCGATGTGCGGGTGCGGATACCGGGCGTCGGCCGGGCGGTGGCGGAAGAACTGGTGCGCAACGCCGAGCGTTTGTGCCCCTATGCGAAGATGGCGAGGCAGGGGACGGTGAACATCGTGGCCGTCCTCGATTGA
- a CDS encoding TetR/AcrR family transcriptional regulator, whose product MNERTPHKRLRPRKTPSQPRSEETVASIIEAAAQILEADGFDGFNTNAVAARAGVSIGSLYQYFPGKDALTVALIRRETMRFHEDIAVALTKRSGKAGLEHLIGAAVRQQLQRPRLARLLDIAEGRPALRDELAKPELEQIATEVIKRAIPRHTQPEVAAGDLFAIVRGIVDAAGERRETDIENLEYRVRAAVFGYLSKTGTP is encoded by the coding sequence ATGAACGAGCGGACACCGCACAAGCGCTTGCGGCCCCGAAAAACACCGAGCCAGCCGCGCTCGGAAGAGACGGTCGCATCGATCATCGAGGCCGCCGCGCAGATTCTCGAAGCGGACGGCTTCGACGGATTCAACACGAATGCGGTGGCCGCGCGCGCCGGCGTCAGCATCGGCTCGCTCTATCAGTACTTTCCGGGCAAGGACGCACTGACGGTCGCGCTGATCCGGCGTGAGACGATGCGCTTTCACGAGGACATCGCCGTCGCGCTCACGAAGCGCAGCGGCAAGGCCGGCCTGGAGCATCTGATCGGCGCCGCTGTGCGCCAGCAATTGCAGCGTCCGCGTCTTGCGCGGCTACTCGATATCGCAGAGGGGCGGCCTGCCTTGCGCGATGAACTGGCCAAGCCGGAACTCGAACAGATCGCCACCGAGGTCATCAAACGCGCGATCCCCCGGCACACCCAGCCCGAAGTCGCGGCGGGCGACCTGTTCGCCATTGTGAGGGGCATCGTCGATGCGGCTGGCGAGCGCAGAGAGACCGATATCGAGAACCTCGAATATCGCGTACGGGCTGCCGTGTTCGGCTATCTGTCGAAGACGGGCACGCCGTGA
- a CDS encoding VOC family protein, which yields MNDITQSMKLNHLSFPSADTAATAKFFEQYLGFTIAGTWEKSYILKRPGYDVVIDHASGDVPAWPKNFHVGFELPGFDEVQALYERFKADGVQIETGIFNNGRGSRFFCRAPGGVMFELNTRRDAAPEYLGTFDN from the coding sequence ATGAACGACATTACCCAAAGCATGAAGCTCAACCATCTGAGCTTCCCTTCCGCCGATACCGCCGCGACCGCGAAGTTCTTTGAACAGTACCTGGGATTTACGATCGCGGGAACGTGGGAGAAATCGTACATCCTGAAGCGCCCCGGCTATGACGTCGTGATCGATCACGCCAGCGGCGACGTCCCGGCATGGCCGAAGAACTTTCATGTCGGCTTCGAACTGCCGGGTTTCGATGAGGTTCAAGCGTTGTATGAGCGTTTCAAGGCGGATGGCGTGCAGATCGAAACCGGCATTTTCAATAATGGCCGTGGTTCGCGCTTCTTCTGCCGCGCGCCGGGCGGTGTGATGTTCGAATTGAACACACGCCGCGACGCCGCGCCCGAATATCTCGGCACATTCGACAACTGA
- a CDS encoding type VI secretion system Vgr family protein: protein MGAQDIIAAMTGGLMQTDRLLRLDTPLGGDVLLPQRAIGHARLGRESAFTVDVVSLRDGIELKSLIAQPVTLWVQQTDRTYRPHHGYVHTARRLGSDSSLTRYQIGFTSWLHFLRFRTDARIWQDKTADAILTDIFNAHPQAQGAFRFALSQPLAQRSFCVQYESDWNFCHRLMEAEGLFSYVEQADDGRSHTLVITDDIGTLEPLSPQMVNFYRAGTDSETDAFVQWAGTRTLQSTTLTTRTFDYKSPAGAANPKGTSVPTMATQGNLPAQAEVYEYTGAYTYGAQDRGDHLSKVRMEEWESRARRFDGVGAVRGVDAGRWFELANHPEHGSGGAQERQFAVIAVEWVIENNLPVSVGATDFPHSLKDAIAAARAQHGAGSLTVKASDGSEGFYMARVEAQRKIIPYRSPFEHHKPEMRLQTATVVGPSNEEVYTDELNRIKVRFHWDRLNPGDENASCWVRVAMSDTGGGYGSVHVPRIGEEVIVSWLDGDCDRPVVTGRVYNGATTPQWHSNGILSGYRSKEYQGSGYNQMVMDDASGQNRVQLYSSSANSFLHLGYLVAQNGNTRGAYLGSGFDLKSDAYGAVRASQGLYVSTHPSTGMASQPLDVSAARAQLENSRSVLDAMSSASETHQAESLKDGTQALEAFSDATQNSVAGTGAGTGAGTGAGTGAGGNTAGGGTGNANAFKEPIMLFATPSGLAMSTQQSAHFASTQHTNLVSGQSTHIATGKSLIASVGEKISLFVQNAGMKLFAAKGKVEVQAQSDNVEITAQKTLKLLSATDQIEASAKQEVLLTSGGAYIRIREGNIEIHAPGNIDIKGAQHTFNGPTSLNRTYNMEGKKADMRLRYVDADGNVPQGEPIKLMSEDGTLHHVVLDGEGKGELNGIDFGKFVADQLKRSGE from the coding sequence ATGGGGGCGCAGGACATCATCGCGGCGATGACTGGCGGGCTGATGCAGACCGACCGGCTGCTCAGGCTGGATACGCCGCTGGGCGGCGATGTCCTGCTGCCGCAGCGCGCGATCGGCCATGCGCGGCTGGGCCGGGAGAGCGCCTTTACGGTCGATGTGGTTTCATTGCGCGACGGCATCGAACTCAAATCGCTGATTGCGCAGCCTGTCACGTTATGGGTCCAGCAGACCGACCGGACTTATCGGCCGCATCACGGTTATGTGCATACGGCGCGCAGGCTCGGTTCCGACAGTTCGCTCACCCGTTATCAGATTGGCTTTACGTCATGGCTGCATTTTCTGCGCTTCAGAACGGATGCCCGCATCTGGCAGGATAAAACCGCCGATGCGATTCTCACCGATATATTCAATGCCCATCCGCAGGCGCAGGGAGCATTCCGCTTTGCATTGAGCCAGCCGCTCGCGCAGCGCTCGTTCTGCGTGCAATACGAAAGCGACTGGAATTTCTGTCACCGGCTGATGGAAGCGGAAGGGCTGTTCAGTTATGTCGAACAGGCCGACGACGGCAGGTCGCATACGCTCGTCATCACGGACGATATCGGTACGCTCGAGCCTCTGAGCCCGCAGATGGTGAACTTCTATCGCGCGGGCACGGACAGCGAGACCGATGCGTTCGTGCAGTGGGCCGGCACGCGCACGCTGCAAAGCACGACGCTCACTACGCGCACGTTCGATTACAAGTCGCCTGCGGGGGCGGCCAATCCGAAAGGCACGTCCGTGCCGACGATGGCCACGCAGGGCAATCTGCCCGCGCAGGCCGAGGTCTACGAGTACACGGGTGCCTACACGTATGGCGCGCAGGATCGCGGCGATCATCTGTCGAAAGTGCGCATGGAAGAGTGGGAATCGCGCGCACGGCGTTTCGATGGTGTGGGGGCCGTGCGCGGCGTCGATGCGGGTCGCTGGTTCGAGCTGGCGAATCACCCGGAGCATGGTTCGGGCGGCGCGCAGGAGCGGCAGTTCGCGGTGATCGCTGTCGAATGGGTGATCGAGAACAATCTGCCTGTCTCCGTTGGCGCGACGGATTTTCCGCACAGCCTGAAGGACGCGATCGCGGCGGCGCGTGCGCAGCATGGCGCCGGATCGCTGACCGTAAAGGCCAGCGACGGCAGCGAAGGGTTTTATATGGCGCGCGTCGAGGCGCAGCGCAAGATCATCCCGTACCGCAGCCCGTTCGAGCATCACAAGCCGGAGATGCGGCTGCAGACGGCGACCGTCGTGGGGCCTTCGAATGAAGAGGTGTATACCGACGAGCTGAACCGTATCAAGGTGCGCTTTCACTGGGACCGGTTGAATCCGGGCGACGAGAACGCCTCGTGCTGGGTCCGCGTGGCGATGTCGGATACGGGCGGCGGCTATGGCAGCGTGCACGTGCCGCGTATCGGCGAGGAGGTGATCGTCAGCTGGCTCGATGGCGACTGCGACCGGCCCGTGGTGACGGGGCGCGTCTATAACGGCGCAACGACGCCGCAATGGCATTCGAACGGCATCCTGTCGGGCTATCGCTCGAAAGAGTATCAGGGCAGCGGCTACAACCAGATGGTGATGGACGACGCGAGCGGGCAGAACCGCGTGCAGCTCTATAGCAGCAGCGCCAACTCGTTCCTGCATCTGGGGTATCTGGTCGCGCAGAACGGCAACACGCGTGGTGCGTACCTGGGCAGCGGCTTCGATCTGAAATCGGATGCGTATGGGGCAGTGCGGGCCTCGCAGGGATTGTATGTGTCGACGCATCCGTCGACGGGCATGGCAAGCCAGCCGCTCGATGTGAGCGCGGCGCGCGCGCAGCTGGAGAACTCGCGGAGTGTGCTCGATGCGATGTCGTCGGCGAGCGAGACGCATCAGGCGGAATCGCTCAAAGACGGCACGCAGGCGCTCGAGGCGTTCAGCGATGCGACGCAGAACAGCGTCGCGGGCACCGGTGCAGGAACAGGCGCAGGAACAGGCGCAGGAACAGGCGCGGGCGGCAACACGGCGGGCGGCGGCACGGGCAACGCGAACGCGTTCAAGGAACCCATCATGCTGTTCGCGACGCCATCAGGTCTGGCGATGTCGACGCAGCAGTCCGCGCATTTCGCATCGACGCAACACACGAATCTGGTCAGCGGCCAGAGCACGCACATTGCCACGGGCAAGTCGCTGATTGCGAGTGTCGGCGAGAAGATCAGCCTGTTCGTGCAGAACGCGGGAATGAAGCTGTTCGCGGCGAAGGGCAAGGTCGAAGTGCAGGCGCAGTCGGATAACGTCGAGATCACCGCGCAAAAGACGCTGAAGCTGTTGTCCGCGACCGATCAGATTGAAGCTTCCGCGAAACAGGAAGTGCTGTTGACCTCGGGCGGTGCGTACATTCGCATCCGCGAGGGCAACATCGAAATTCACGCGCCCGGCAATATCGATATCAAGGGTGCGCAGCATACCTTCAATGGCCCGACGAGCCTGAACCGTACGTATAACATGGAGGGCAAGAAGGCGGACATGCGCCTGCGTTATGTCGACGCGGACGGCAACGTGCCGCAAGGCGAACCGATCAAGCTGATGTCCGAAGACGGCACGTTGCATCACGTCGTGCTCGATGGCGAAGGCAAGGGCGAGCTGAACGGCATCGATTTCGGAAAGTTCGTCGCGGACCAGCTCAAACGCAGCGGAGAATGA
- a CDS encoding alkyl/aryl-sulfatase encodes MPHPTPYPSLPASAATVSAQERALRELPPDDPLEEADARRGFIGTIPNAEIRGAYDQLVWSLADYRFLEEQRAPATAHPALWRHARLNMLHGLFRVTERIYQVRGFDVSNITFIEGDSGLIVIDPLTCKETAAAALDLYFAHRPKRPVVAVIYSHSHADHFGGVRGVVSEQDVIAGKTAIIAPVGFMEEAVSENVMAGTAMARRAQFQFGHTLARNACCQIDAGMGKTIPRGTITLIAPTQLIKAASETHVIDGVEIVFQLTPESEAPAEMHFYFPQERALNLAENGTRSLHNLCPLRGAQVRNAQLWSRYLGESLDRYGHDAEVVFAQHNWPTWGKERIVGYLAAQRDLYKFLHDQTVRLMNHGLNAAEIAEQIRLPDALLDMWHTRGYYGTVSHNVKAVYQHYLSWYDGNPSNLHALPPEASAPRYVEYMGGAGAILERARVDFEKGEYRWVAQVMNHLVFAQPRLREARELGAAALEQMGYQAESATWRNAFLLGARELREGRDASTQFSNRSRDMVCAITEEMFFDYLAVRVDGLKAQHLKMQIDWRFTDIYRQFTLNLQHGALTWSSSVRGEGAHLHVSMSRQTLNRILCGETGFKDAVATREILLEGDVALFRALLETLDQFDGDFNVVEP; translated from the coding sequence ATGCCACACCCGACGCCTTATCCATCATTGCCCGCGTCCGCGGCCACCGTATCCGCGCAAGAGCGTGCGCTGCGCGAACTGCCGCCGGACGATCCCCTCGAAGAAGCCGACGCGCGGCGCGGCTTCATCGGCACGATTCCCAACGCGGAGATTCGCGGCGCGTACGATCAACTGGTCTGGAGCCTCGCAGACTACCGCTTTCTCGAAGAACAACGCGCGCCCGCGACGGCTCACCCCGCGCTATGGCGTCACGCGCGCCTGAACATGCTGCATGGGCTGTTCAGGGTGACCGAGCGCATCTACCAGGTGCGAGGCTTCGACGTCTCGAACATCACGTTTATCGAAGGCGACAGCGGGCTGATCGTGATCGATCCGCTGACCTGCAAGGAAACGGCAGCCGCCGCGCTCGATCTGTATTTTGCGCATCGCCCGAAGCGCCCCGTTGTCGCCGTGATCTACAGCCACAGTCACGCCGATCATTTCGGCGGCGTGCGTGGCGTCGTCAGCGAGCAGGATGTGATCGCAGGCAAGACAGCGATCATCGCGCCAGTGGGATTCATGGAAGAGGCGGTGTCGGAAAACGTGATGGCGGGCACGGCCATGGCGCGCCGCGCGCAGTTCCAGTTCGGCCACACGCTCGCGCGCAACGCCTGTTGCCAGATCGACGCAGGCATGGGCAAAACCATTCCGCGCGGGACGATCACGCTGATCGCGCCCACGCAACTGATCAAGGCGGCGTCGGAGACGCATGTGATCGACGGCGTCGAGATCGTGTTCCAGCTGACGCCCGAAAGCGAAGCGCCCGCCGAGATGCATTTCTACTTTCCGCAGGAGCGCGCGCTCAATCTCGCGGAGAACGGGACGCGCTCGCTGCACAATCTGTGTCCGCTGCGCGGCGCGCAGGTTCGTAATGCACAACTGTGGTCGCGCTACCTCGGCGAATCGCTCGATCGCTACGGACACGACGCCGAAGTCGTGTTCGCGCAGCACAACTGGCCGACGTGGGGCAAGGAGCGGATCGTCGGCTACCTGGCGGCGCAACGGGATCTCTACAAGTTCCTGCACGACCAGACCGTACGGCTCATGAATCACGGGCTGAATGCCGCCGAGATCGCGGAGCAGATCCGGCTGCCCGATGCGTTGCTCGACATGTGGCATACGCGCGGCTACTACGGCACCGTATCGCACAACGTGAAGGCGGTGTACCAGCACTATCTGAGCTGGTACGACGGCAATCCGAGTAACCTGCACGCGCTACCGCCAGAAGCCTCGGCGCCCCGCTACGTCGAGTACATGGGCGGCGCCGGTGCGATCCTCGAGCGCGCCCGCGTGGACTTCGAAAAGGGCGAGTACCGGTGGGTCGCACAAGTAATGAATCATCTCGTGTTCGCTCAACCGCGCCTGCGCGAGGCGCGCGAACTCGGCGCGGCCGCGCTGGAGCAGATGGGCTATCAGGCGGAATCGGCGACCTGGCGTAACGCGTTCCTGCTCGGCGCGCGCGAGTTGCGCGAGGGCCGCGATGCTTCGACGCAATTCAGCAACCGCAGCCGTGACATGGTGTGCGCGATCACGGAAGAAATGTTCTTCGACTATCTGGCGGTACGGGTCGATGGGTTGAAGGCGCAGCATCTGAAGATGCAGATCGACTGGCGGTTCACCGACATTTACCGGCAGTTCACGCTGAACCTGCAACACGGCGCGTTGACGTGGTCGTCGTCTGTGCGCGGCGAAGGCGCCCATCTGCACGTTTCGATGTCGAGGCAGACGCTGAACCGCATTCTCTGTGGCGAGACGGGCTTCAAGGATGCTGTCGCGACGCGTGAGATTCTGCTGGAAGGCGACGTGGCGCTGTTCCGCGCGCTGCTCGAGACGCTCGATCAGTTCGATGGCGATTTCAATGTCGTAGAACCGTAA
- a CDS encoding GMC family oxidoreductase: protein MTRSASPPLSGEYDYLVIGAGSAGCAVAGRLSDDPTVSVAVLENGGPDDHYLIWTPVGLAKTVVKPGPYNYGYYTEPQPALDGRRSYQPRGRVLGGSSSLNGMVYIRGHRKDYDDWAEQGCTGWSYDDVLPYFRRSENNTRFAGTANPWHGTDGPLYVNDLRSPNPFCRYFLQAAQQAGHALNDDFNGAEQEGFGYYQVTQHNGERWNAARAYLHRGKTVDGRYNGGRHNLHVLTGTQALRLVFEGRRAVGVVVSRDGVEQTLRARREVIVSGGVFNSPQLLLASGIGPAKHLREMGIDVRHDLPGVGENLQDHLDIVINTQLDSTDLFGATLRGGLRLLKEIRRYRRQRAGMLTSNFVEAGAFVKSRPELDRPDLNLVFTVALIGNRNMGSRRKLGHGYSGHICVLRPESRGVVRLRSPDMREAPLIDTRLMSAPRDMETLIAGIRIMRDVMNQPAMKDLGGREMKSESFASEESLRAFVRSHADCLYHPVGTCRMGAANDPLAVVDSELRVRGVERLRVVDCSIMPTLIGGNTNAPAMMIGEKAADMIRAAAR from the coding sequence ATGACCCGGTCCGCCTCCCCGCCTCTTTCAGGCGAATACGACTATCTCGTGATCGGCGCCGGCTCCGCCGGTTGCGCCGTGGCAGGACGTCTGTCCGACGATCCCACCGTCAGCGTCGCCGTGCTCGAAAACGGCGGCCCCGACGACCACTACCTGATCTGGACACCCGTGGGCCTCGCGAAAACCGTCGTCAAGCCGGGGCCTTACAACTACGGCTACTACACCGAGCCGCAGCCGGCACTCGACGGCCGCCGCAGCTATCAGCCGCGTGGACGCGTGCTAGGCGGCTCGTCGTCGCTCAACGGCATGGTTTATATCCGGGGCCATCGCAAGGATTACGACGACTGGGCCGAGCAGGGCTGCACGGGATGGAGCTATGACGACGTCCTGCCCTACTTCAGGCGCAGCGAAAACAATACGCGTTTTGCCGGCACGGCCAACCCGTGGCATGGGACTGACGGCCCCCTGTACGTGAACGATCTCCGTTCGCCCAATCCGTTTTGCCGGTACTTCCTGCAAGCCGCGCAGCAGGCGGGCCACGCGCTGAACGACGACTTCAACGGCGCCGAACAGGAAGGCTTCGGCTACTACCAGGTGACCCAGCACAACGGCGAACGCTGGAACGCCGCGCGTGCGTACCTGCATCGCGGCAAGACCGTCGATGGGCGCTATAACGGCGGCCGCCATAACCTGCATGTGCTGACGGGAACGCAGGCGCTGCGCCTCGTGTTCGAAGGACGGCGCGCGGTCGGCGTGGTGGTCTCGCGCGACGGCGTCGAACAGACCTTGCGCGCCCGGCGCGAGGTGATCGTGAGCGGCGGCGTGTTCAATTCGCCGCAACTGCTGCTCGCTTCGGGGATCGGACCGGCGAAACATCTGCGGGAAATGGGCATCGACGTACGTCACGATCTCCCCGGCGTCGGCGAGAACTTGCAGGATCATCTCGACATCGTCATCAACACGCAACTCGACAGTACCGATCTGTTCGGCGCCACGCTGCGCGGCGGCTTGCGGCTGTTGAAGGAAATCCGCCGCTACCGGCGCCAGCGTGCCGGCATGCTGACATCGAACTTCGTCGAAGCAGGCGCGTTCGTGAAGAGCCGGCCTGAGCTCGATCGCCCCGACCTGAATCTCGTCTTCACGGTCGCGCTGATCGGCAATCGCAACATGGGCAGCCGACGCAAGCTGGGGCATGGCTATTCTGGGCATATCTGCGTGCTGCGCCCCGAGAGCCGCGGTGTCGTGCGTCTCCGGTCGCCCGACATGCGCGAAGCGCCGCTGATCGATACGCGTCTGATGAGCGCGCCGCGCGACATGGAAACGTTGATCGCCGGGATTCGGATCATGCGCGACGTGATGAACCAGCCGGCCATGAAAGACCTCGGCGGACGCGAGATGAAAAGCGAAAGCTTCGCGAGCGAGGAAAGCCTGCGCGCCTTCGTGCGCAGTCACGCCGATTGTCTGTACCACCCGGTCGGCACCTGCCGGATGGGGGCCGCCAATGACCCGCTCGCGGTCGTCGATAGCGAACTGCGTGTGAGAGGTGTCGAGCGGCTGCGCGTCGTCGATTGCTCGATCATGCCAACGCTGATCGGCGGCAATACGAATGCGCCCGCGATGATGATCGGTGAAAAGGCAGCGGACATGATTCGCGCCGCCGCGCGCTGA
- a CDS encoding DUF2000 domain-containing protein: protein MSLQAEAQPSVDTEAARKPERCVIVVDAALAPGKASNAAAVVAFTLGQRHSHLVGAPLRESDGTAHPGLIPIGIPVLKATAQQLSELRQKSLPHCDVVDFPVQGQATTDYDAFLDAVNALSGPSLQYLAIGLVGPRNRIGKLVGGFALFA, encoded by the coding sequence TTGTCTTTGCAAGCAGAAGCACAGCCGTCGGTCGATACGGAAGCCGCACGCAAGCCCGAGCGCTGCGTCATCGTCGTGGACGCAGCGCTGGCGCCGGGCAAGGCATCGAACGCGGCAGCCGTCGTCGCGTTCACGCTGGGGCAGCGCCACAGCCATCTCGTCGGCGCGCCATTGCGGGAGAGCGACGGCACCGCGCATCCCGGTCTGATCCCCATCGGCATTCCCGTGCTCAAGGCCACTGCGCAGCAATTGAGCGAGCTTCGGCAGAAATCCCTGCCGCACTGCGACGTGGTGGATTTTCCCGTGCAAGGGCAAGCCACCACCGACTACGACGCCTTCCTCGACGCCGTCAACGCGCTTTCCGGCCCTTCGTTGCAATACCTCGCAATCGGCCTCGTCGGACCGAGGAACAGGATCGGCAAACTGGTCGGCGGCTTCGCGCTGTTCGCATGA
- a CDS encoding enoyl-CoA hydratase-related protein: MMIANLTSELDGQVWSIGIDRPDKRNALNGTMFDALANALRLAQGDVRVHCVLLHGTGDCFCAGHDTAAFGALWPQSADGAVARCIKAFAEQPKPLVAAVNGAAVGFGATMLLHADWVVAGESAMFRFPFADLGIVPEAGATALLARRVGDLVARDWLMSGRPVGAAEALQRGFVSRVVRDAEVREAAVEYALRLASKPPSALQATRRLLREGATLSAAQAIDGELAYLNAYIPAVSWRSIPHA; this comes from the coding sequence ATGATGATCGCCAACCTCACATCGGAGCTGGACGGACAGGTGTGGTCCATCGGTATCGACCGCCCGGACAAGCGCAACGCGCTCAACGGCACGATGTTCGATGCGCTCGCGAACGCGCTGCGGCTTGCGCAGGGCGACGTGCGTGTCCATTGCGTGCTGCTGCACGGCACCGGCGATTGCTTCTGCGCGGGTCACGACACAGCGGCGTTCGGCGCACTGTGGCCGCAGTCCGCCGACGGCGCGGTCGCGCGCTGCATCAAGGCGTTTGCGGAGCAACCCAAGCCGCTCGTCGCCGCTGTAAACGGTGCGGCAGTGGGCTTTGGCGCGACGATGCTGTTGCATGCCGACTGGGTCGTGGCCGGCGAAAGCGCGATGTTCCGCTTTCCGTTCGCCGACCTCGGCATCGTCCCCGAGGCGGGCGCCACGGCCTTGCTGGCTCGCCGGGTCGGCGATCTGGTGGCGCGCGACTGGTTGATGAGCGGCCGGCCGGTCGGCGCGGCAGAAGCCTTGCAACGCGGCTTCGTTTCGCGCGTGGTGCGTGACGCCGAGGTCCGCGAAGCGGCTGTCGAGTACGCATTGCGCCTCGCTTCGAAGCCGCCGAGCGCGCTTCAGGCCACGCGGCGCCTGTTGCGCGAAGGCGCCACGCTGTCGGCCGCGCAGGCGATCGACGGCGAGCTTGCATATCTCAACGCGTATATCCCGGCTGTTTCATGGAGGTCGATTCCTCATGCGTAG
- a CDS encoding NAD(P)H-dependent oxidoreductase, whose product MRSVHIVHAHPEPRSFCTAMAHDARRVLTARGDNVSFSDLYALDFDPVVRASDFTRRADPDYLVYALEQRHALEHDTVAPDIRREVDALMASDILMLVFPLYWFSVPALVKGWIDRCFLSGALYGGKRIYGRGGMVGKRAVIGVTLGGREHMFGAQGIHGELSRGMLRHLLQGTLGYVGYEVLEPFFAWHVPYCSSAERAQTLARWSDFVERLDAQPCMTMPRLEDYDDIFCPLPQPASR is encoded by the coding sequence ATGCGTAGCGTTCATATCGTCCATGCTCACCCGGAACCGCGCTCCTTCTGCACGGCAATGGCACATGACGCGCGACGCGTGCTGACGGCGCGCGGCGACAACGTGAGCTTTTCCGATCTGTACGCGCTGGACTTCGATCCCGTCGTCCGCGCGAGCGATTTCACCCGACGCGCCGATCCGGACTACCTCGTCTACGCGTTAGAGCAGCGCCATGCGCTCGAACACGACACCGTTGCGCCCGACATCAGGCGCGAAGTCGATGCGCTGATGGCCAGCGACATCCTGATGCTGGTGTTCCCGCTCTACTGGTTCTCGGTCCCGGCGCTCGTCAAGGGCTGGATCGACCGCTGCTTCCTGTCGGGTGCGCTGTATGGCGGCAAGCGCATCTACGGGCGAGGCGGCATGGTGGGCAAACGGGCCGTGATCGGCGTCACGCTGGGCGGACGGGAGCACATGTTCGGCGCGCAAGGCATACACGGCGAACTCTCGCGCGGCATGCTGCGTCACCTGCTGCAGGGCACGCTCGGCTATGTGGGCTACGAGGTGCTCGAACCGTTCTTCGCCTGGCATGTCCCTTACTGTTCGTCGGCCGAGCGGGCGCAGACGCTCGCGCGCTGGAGCGATTTCGTCGAACGGCTCGACGCGCAGCCGTGCATGACCATGCCGCGGCTGGAGGACTATGATGATATTTTTTGTCCGCTTCCCCAGCCCGCATCACGATGA
- a CDS encoding helix-turn-helix transcriptional regulator, translated as MKATLPTPSVKLWRAPDVMDAVMLKGQFVGHRYPPHTHDTHCLAVITGGTLAVEVRQERRLCHRGDVIVIDADVVHAGVAAGDGHWKMRVEHVQPAALAAYCERLGIARSERFEVTSPFIVDPEVSRYLYGVNWCSEVDDDPFKRSEALACAVVGLRARHAARAAGLPVVRREPELVRAVKSRLCDDLHARVTLSTLACEFGVTPFVLLRAFEREAGLSPHAFQQQERVRHALPMLRSGRPIAEVGARTGFADQSHFTRVFKQQTGVTPKVYQAAFS; from the coding sequence ATGAAAGCCACATTGCCGACCCCTTCCGTCAAGCTCTGGCGCGCGCCCGACGTCATGGATGCCGTCATGCTCAAGGGTCAGTTCGTCGGCCACCGGTATCCGCCGCACACGCATGACACCCATTGCCTTGCCGTGATCACGGGCGGAACGCTCGCGGTCGAGGTCCGGCAGGAGCGGCGCCTGTGCCATCGCGGCGACGTGATCGTCATCGATGCGGACGTGGTGCATGCGGGCGTAGCCGCAGGCGACGGCCACTGGAAGATGCGAGTCGAACACGTGCAGCCTGCAGCGCTTGCCGCTTATTGCGAGCGGCTCGGCATCGCGCGAAGCGAACGGTTCGAGGTGACGAGTCCGTTCATCGTCGACCCCGAGGTGTCGCGTTACCTCTACGGCGTGAACTGGTGTTCCGAAGTGGACGACGATCCGTTCAAGCGCAGCGAGGCGCTTGCGTGTGCTGTCGTCGGACTGCGTGCGCGGCACGCGGCACGCGCGGCCGGTCTGCCCGTGGTGCGCAGGGAGCCCGAACTGGTTCGCGCCGTCAAGAGCCGTCTGTGCGACGACCTTCACGCACGCGTGACGCTGTCGACGCTTGCCTGCGAGTTCGGCGTGACGCCGTTCGTGCTGCTGCGTGCATTCGAACGCGAAGCCGGGCTGAGCCCGCATGCGTTCCAGCAGCAGGAACGCGTGCGCCACGCCTTGCCGATGCTGCGGTCCGGCAGACCCATCGCGGAAGTCGGCGCGCGAACCGGCTTTGCCGATCAGTCGCACTTCACGCGTGTGTTCAAGCAGCAAACGGGCGTGACACCGAAGGTCTATCAGGCCGCGTTTTCATGA